The Pantoea nemavictus genome includes a region encoding these proteins:
- a CDS encoding TetR/AcrR family transcriptional regulator produces MTTTSQLHSNEIRDHILATGQRIMAGKGFSAVGLNEILTDAGVPKGSFYHYFSSKEAFGVAMLARYFDDYLAELDTTLAQPGLTMAQRLMNYWQLWRESQSFSDCQGKCLAVKLGAEVADLSDYMRVTLQNGTSGIISRLAEALEAGVEEGSLAIDDTPGRVAESLYQLWVGASVMVKIVRNTGPFDSAMSMTQKIIRITA; encoded by the coding sequence ATGACTACTACATCCCAATTACACAGTAATGAAATCCGCGATCACATCCTTGCCACCGGCCAACGTATTATGGCGGGCAAGGGGTTTTCGGCGGTCGGATTGAATGAAATCCTCACCGATGCGGGCGTGCCGAAAGGCTCTTTCTACCATTACTTCAGTTCGAAAGAAGCGTTCGGCGTCGCGATGCTGGCGCGCTATTTTGATGATTATCTGGCTGAGCTTGATACCACGCTTGCTCAGCCGGGGCTCACGATGGCGCAGCGGCTAATGAACTACTGGCAGCTGTGGCGCGAATCGCAATCGTTCTCCGATTGTCAGGGCAAGTGCCTGGCGGTGAAGCTGGGCGCTGAAGTTGCCGATCTGTCGGATTACATGCGCGTTACGTTGCAAAATGGCACCTCGGGTATCATCTCGCGACTGGCGGAAGCGTTGGAAGCGGGCGTTGAAGAGGGTTCACTGGCTATTGATGATACACCCGGCCGGGTAGCGGAAAGCCTGTATCAGCTTTGGGTGGGCGCCAGCGTGATGGTAAAAATTGTGCGCAATACCGGCCCGTTTGACTCAGCCATGAGCATGACGCAAAAAATCATTCGTATTACCGCGTAG
- a CDS encoding type 1 glutamine amidotransferase domain-containing protein — protein sequence MKILMVLTSHDQLGNTGRKTGFWLEELAAPYYAFKDAGAEITLASPKGGNPPLDPKSNEPDFQTEQTHRFEADAAATAQLAATVRLDSVSPADFDAVFYPGGHGPLWDLAEDKHSIALIEGFLAANKHVALVCHAPGVLRHVKTPAGKPLVAGRKVTGFTNSEEEAVGLTKVVPFLVEDELIAKGGLYSKGADWSSYVVSDGLLITGQNPTSSAETAQQLIKQLAQ from the coding sequence ATGAAGATTCTTATGGTTTTGACCTCACACGATCAATTGGGTAATACCGGCCGCAAAACCGGTTTCTGGCTGGAAGAGTTGGCTGCGCCTTACTACGCCTTCAAAGATGCCGGCGCAGAAATCACCCTGGCGTCACCGAAAGGCGGCAACCCTCCGTTAGATCCGAAAAGCAACGAGCCCGATTTTCAGACCGAACAAACCCATCGCTTTGAAGCAGATGCTGCAGCAACCGCACAGCTCGCCGCCACCGTTCGTCTGGATAGCGTTTCACCTGCGGATTTTGACGCGGTGTTTTACCCGGGCGGCCACGGTCCGCTGTGGGATTTAGCCGAAGATAAGCACTCGATTGCCTTGATCGAAGGTTTCCTCGCAGCCAACAAACACGTGGCGCTGGTATGTCATGCACCGGGCGTGCTGCGCCACGTCAAAACGCCAGCAGGAAAACCGCTGGTAGCAGGGCGCAAAGTCACCGGTTTTACCAATAGCGAAGAGGAAGCTGTCGGCCTGACGAAGGTGGTGCCGTTCCTGGTGGAAGACGAGCTGATCGCTAAGGGCGGTCTGTACTCGAAAGGTGCCGACTGGAGTTCATATGTGGTTAGTGATGGTTTGCTGATTACCGGACAAAACCCAACTTCTTCAGCAGAGACGGCGCAACAGTTAATCAAACAACTGGCGCAATAA